The Neodiprion lecontei isolate iyNeoLeco1 chromosome 2, iyNeoLeco1.1, whole genome shotgun sequence genome segment ATCATAgacaaaaaaaagcaaaaaatattaGATACATCAGCCCAGCCGCAGGCTGTCAACAAGTGTGATTGATGTTGGGAATTGTAAACAATACCCTGataccatcatcatcatcatttttaattcaaatatattgACAGTTCTGTTTCTGCGGATAACGGGACACGTGATCAAACCTTGTTGCATTTAGATGGATTGTCCAATGTTAATTGGCAATTTGAGAAAGCCAAGAATTTATTGGTATCAGACGGATGCGGAAATCGTGATTCGTATAATGCTTCACGACGTGGACGATTACTTTCTTAGCGTAAGAACAGACGAGTTTGAATTCAGGTATGAACGCTGCTAAACAATTTTGGTGGGTTTACCGTGCATCTGTTAATAATTGCCAGGATTGCATTGATCAATGTTTGATCTTTTCAGCACGTCTGTAGACGGCGTCGATTACTATATTTACCTGCATCTTTTTGGTGCAATCACTGCCGAGAAAACTATCCATAAAACAACTGGAAGAGAAGTCACAGTTTACCTTCCAAAAGTTCAAAAGTGTAAGCATGTACATAATCCATTACTAAATGTAGCTATTCCGGAGTCGATATCATCTAAAAGCTAGTATTTTATTCTGTTTCCAGGGACTCCCTGGCCAAggttaatttattcaagcaaaGCATGTCCACATATTTTTGTGGACCTTGATCACCTTGCCTCAATCAAACCCAAAAAAGAGATTGATTGGAATGGTATGATTGATtcgatattatatttaatgaACAATCTTTCTTAGCCTAGCAAATAACCAAATTTTATACATGcacaagtatatatatatatatgcacaaaGAAAACCCTATACATTGCAAAGATCAAGAATTGACTGTTCAATATATTTCCAGAGAGAGAAGACTTTGCTACCTTCAAACGAAGACATAATATATCCTATATAAGGCCAGATGTACCATCTTCGGATGAAGATGAATCTGCTGGAGAGGAAAACAAtatgattttcgatttttaacaTCTCTTGAAGTGGATTAATAGAACTAGGTTCCAAATCTCATTCTAATGAGGTGTGAAGAGCAATCTATTTGGATTCATTGAAGCAAACTATTAAAAGGTACCAAAGTGTAATTAACGAATTTCCATGGGTAAATGAAATGTTTCATTAATTACCTAGCTAAATTCTTTTACTTGTATATGACGTTCGGCTGTTACTAATACAGCAAAGCTTTATTTACAGTTCACAGTTATATCTAACCTATACGTTTTCTGATCGATCTGAGGTTATTAGGGGGGAATTAGTAGCCGGCGGACTCAACTTCTTTCAAATAGAATAATGTGGTAAATTTTAACACTTATAATCTTATCCTGTCAACATTGTCATACCTTACCTTTATTAACTTTAGCGTGGCTGTTCATTAATTGTGGCCACCAGCTTCAGCCCGATGAATTGTGAAACTCTGAAACCGTTATAAATTAGGTAGATTCGGTCAACTTTCGGCCTTTCTTTTCTCCGAGTTAATTTGTGATATTCTCTGTTCATCCCGTAAGTAAGATTTTTTACCTAGTTAAAAGTTAAGAATACAGCCTAgctgttgtatttttttttttttttttttttacattgtttctacgaataaatgaaaattattatcaataactGTATGCATGGTAGGCTTGCCCATA includes the following:
- the LOC107222225 gene encoding putative protein PTGES3L → MDCPMLIGNLRKPRIYWYQTDAEIVIRIMLHDVDDYFLSVRTDEFEFSTSVDGVDYYIYLHLFGAITAEKTIHKTTGREVTVYLPKVQKWTPWPRLIYSSKACPHIFVDLDHLASIKPKKEIDWNEREDFATFKRRHNISYIRPDVPSSDEDESAGEENNMIFDF